From a region of the Fischerella sp. JS2 genome:
- a CDS encoding glycosyltransferase family 1 protein: MSDLLINLSVVFSQPTGISNYAKNIFPYLKPLNPTLLTALNYPEFKCYSIPGNLTPADGTKGHLDRLLWTQFQLPKIYKNLKSQLIFSPLPEAPLYSNCRFVVMVHDLIPLRFPKRFSPLTPYFRYYIPQVLQQAQHIICNSQATAKDITDFYQVPARKITPILLAHDVKRFRPVREDTGIWGQGGHGGQGSSLSSLSSHLSCVFIAPSSKSCPYFLYIGRHDPHKNLHRLIAAFASLPNHFDYQLWLAGPQDKRYTPLLQAQVEELGIAKQVKFLDYVPYSELPKIISGAIALVFPSLWEGFGFPILEAMACGTPVITSNISSLPEVASDAAILINPYNTREITEAMDKIATDTQLRDRLSIASITRANQFSWEKTGLATTEVLKQYL; encoded by the coding sequence ATGAGCGATTTATTAATTAATTTATCTGTGGTATTTTCTCAACCTACAGGTATAAGTAACTATGCTAAAAATATTTTTCCTTATTTAAAACCTCTTAACCCCACCTTATTAACTGCCCTAAATTATCCAGAATTTAAATGTTACTCAATCCCAGGTAATCTTACTCCTGCTGATGGGACAAAAGGGCATCTTGATCGCTTGTTATGGACACAGTTTCAATTACCAAAAATATATAAAAACTTAAAATCTCAACTGATTTTTTCCCCTCTTCCAGAAGCACCACTTTATTCTAATTGTCGTTTTGTCGTAATGGTTCACGACTTAATTCCATTGCGTTTTCCTAAGCGCTTTTCGCCCCTGACACCCTACTTTCGCTACTATATTCCCCAAGTTCTTCAGCAGGCACAACACATTATTTGTAATTCCCAAGCTACAGCTAAAGATATTACTGATTTTTACCAGGTTCCTGCTAGGAAAATTACGCCAATTCTCTTAGCGCATGATGTTAAGCGTTTTCGACCTGTTAGGGAAGATACGGGAATATGGGGACAAGGAGGACATGGGGGACAAGGGAGTAGTCTTTCTTCTTTGTCTTCTCATCTCTCGTGTGTTTTCATAGCCCCGTCATCAAAATCTTGCCCTTACTTTCTCTACATTGGTAGACATGATCCCCATAAGAACCTACACAGACTCATCGCTGCTTTTGCAAGTTTACCAAATCATTTTGATTACCAATTGTGGTTAGCAGGGCCACAGGATAAACGTTATACTCCCCTGTTGCAAGCGCAAGTTGAGGAATTGGGTATCGCTAAGCAAGTCAAATTTTTGGACTACGTTCCCTATAGTGAATTACCAAAAATAATTAGTGGGGCGATCGCACTTGTCTTTCCTAGTCTCTGGGAGGGTTTTGGTTTCCCGATTCTAGAAGCAATGGCCTGCGGTACTCCTGTAATTACCTCTAATATTTCCTCTCTCCCAGAAGTTGCTAGTGATGCTGCCATTCTCATCAACCCCTACAATACTAGAGAAATTACAGAAGCAATGGATAAAATTGCTACTGATACACAACTGCGCGATCGCCTATCCATTGCTAGCATCACTAGGGCAAATCAATTTAGCTGGGAAAAAACAGGACTAGCAACCACAGAAGTTTTGAAACAGTATCTTTAA
- the aroH gene encoding chorismate mutase, which produces MVEWRTRAIRGATTVSENTVEAMQESVMELLDELEKRNQLHPSDIISITFTVTQDLDAIFPAAIARQRPHWDTVAMLDVQQMHVKGSLERCIRFLVHAYLPGSASVFHIYLRHAQKLRPDWVQPLAHRD; this is translated from the coding sequence ATGGTAGAGTGGCGAACGCGTGCTATTCGCGGCGCAACAACCGTTTCAGAAAATACGGTTGAGGCAATGCAAGAATCAGTAATGGAACTATTAGATGAGTTGGAAAAACGTAATCAACTGCATCCTTCAGATATCATTAGCATTACTTTTACAGTCACACAGGACTTGGATGCAATTTTTCCGGCTGCCATAGCACGCCAACGCCCCCACTGGGATACTGTCGCCATGCTAGATGTCCAACAAATGCATGTCAAAGGCAGTTTGGAACGCTGTATTCGATTTTTAGTCCATGCTTATTTGCCAGGATCTGCCTCAGTGTTTCATATCTATTTACGTCATGCCCAAAAGTTACGTCCTGATTGGGTTCAACCCCTAGCGCACCGGGATTAA
- the crtR gene encoding beta-carotene hydroxylase yields the protein MLTSEAQKPLTVPPKELLAPPGGFNPTLLMFLAAVAIVVLSCLGYWVWHWPHWISFVMNVIALHISGTVIHDACHQSAHHNKIINAMLGHGSALMLAFAFPVFTRVHLQHHAHVNDPKNDPDHFVSTGGPLWLIAVRFFYHEVFFFKRRLWRKYELLEWFLSRLFVVTIVFASVHYHFLGYVLNFWFVPSGIVGLALGLFFDYLPHRPFAERDRWKNARVYANPILNILILGQNYHLIHHLWPSIPWYNYQPTYYLMKPLLDQKGCYQSLGLLQKKDFFDFLYDIFLGIRFHRKKSADRSEALQHVSLD from the coding sequence ATGCTGACGTCGGAGGCACAGAAGCCACTGACAGTCCCCCCCAAAGAATTGTTAGCGCCTCCCGGTGGTTTTAACCCGACGCTGCTAATGTTTTTGGCAGCTGTGGCAATTGTTGTGTTATCTTGCCTTGGTTACTGGGTTTGGCACTGGCCGCACTGGATATCATTTGTCATGAACGTTATTGCCCTACACATTTCCGGTACGGTAATTCATGATGCCTGTCACCAGTCTGCCCATCACAACAAGATAATTAACGCGATGTTGGGGCATGGTAGTGCTTTGATGCTAGCTTTTGCTTTTCCAGTATTTACACGGGTACATTTGCAGCATCATGCTCATGTCAATGATCCAAAAAATGACCCGGATCATTTTGTTTCTACAGGTGGCCCCCTGTGGTTAATCGCAGTGCGTTTTTTCTACCATGAGGTATTTTTCTTCAAACGACGTCTCTGGCGCAAGTATGAACTTCTTGAATGGTTTCTCAGCCGTTTATTTGTGGTGACAATTGTCTTTGCCTCAGTTCATTACCATTTTTTAGGTTACGTTCTCAATTTTTGGTTTGTACCTTCTGGCATCGTCGGGTTAGCTTTGGGATTATTTTTTGATTACTTGCCCCATCGTCCTTTTGCTGAGCGCGATCGCTGGAAAAATGCTCGTGTCTACGCTAACCCAATTCTCAACATTCTGATTCTCGGACAGAACTACCACTTAATTCATCATTTGTGGCCTTCTATTCCTTGGTACAATTATCAGCCTACATACTATCTCATGAAGCCTCTGCTAGATCAAAAAGGTTGTTATCAATCTTTAGGATTACTCCAAAAAAAAGATTTTTTTGATTTCCTTTATGACATTTTTTTAGGAATTCGTTTTCATCGAAAAAAATCAGCGGACAGGAGCGAAGCATTGCAACATGTATCTTTAGATTAA
- a CDS encoding PstS family phosphate ABC transporter substrate-binding protein, giving the protein MTNERKRSVPLSRDAVQIVRGLVVGELITIIIIGGLWLWLRPRLQIDNRAFSRPASQGTNTTSDLSDSTFQTVTNVPIGSFKHGGSTAWASVRPLVDAQIQNLRPELQLRYVDPINSSPGSGSGIQMLLDGELDFVESSRLPTAAEQEIARQRGFTLASRQVAVDGVAIATHPSLQVSGITVEQLQQIYSGKITNWQQVGGPDLVITAFSGRPESADTVISADKQILDPQTFGSKIQYVYSPTEALRRVNQTPGSIYYAAARTIVPQCTVKLLNVGLVPTKLVSPYIEPLVAKNQCPQKRNQVNTEVINNGSYPLITKLYVITKQNNGQQQQAGEAYTNLLLTDQGQRVIEEAGLIPVR; this is encoded by the coding sequence ATGACTAATGAACGTAAAAGAAGCGTCCCACTCAGCAGAGACGCTGTACAGATAGTCAGAGGTCTAGTTGTCGGCGAACTGATCACAATTATTATTATTGGTGGACTCTGGTTATGGCTCAGACCACGCTTGCAAATCGATAACCGTGCTTTCTCTAGACCTGCGAGTCAAGGTACAAATACTACCTCTGATCTTAGCGATTCAACTTTCCAGACAGTGACAAATGTTCCCATTGGCTCATTCAAACATGGTGGGAGTACTGCTTGGGCATCTGTTAGACCGTTAGTAGACGCCCAGATCCAAAATCTTCGTCCGGAACTACAGTTACGCTATGTAGACCCCATCAACAGCAGTCCTGGTTCTGGGTCGGGAATTCAAATGTTACTTGATGGGGAATTAGATTTTGTTGAATCTTCTCGTCTCCCCACCGCCGCAGAACAGGAAATTGCTAGGCAACGAGGTTTCACGCTTGCATCACGTCAAGTTGCTGTTGATGGTGTAGCGATCGCAACTCATCCATCACTGCAAGTTTCAGGTATAACTGTGGAACAATTACAGCAGATTTATTCCGGAAAAATCACAAATTGGCAGCAAGTAGGCGGTCCTGATTTAGTAATTACTGCCTTTTCTGGGCGTCCAGAGAGCGCAGATACAGTCATATCTGCTGACAAGCAAATATTAGACCCGCAAACTTTTGGTTCTAAAATTCAGTATGTCTATTCTCCTACGGAAGCACTGCGCCGAGTTAACCAGACTCCTGGTAGTATTTATTACGCTGCCGCTCGGACAATAGTACCTCAATGTACAGTCAAACTTTTAAATGTGGGTTTAGTTCCTACAAAATTAGTTTCACCCTACATTGAACCTTTAGTAGCAAAAAATCAGTGTCCGCAAAAGCGCAATCAAGTAAATACAGAGGTTATTAATAACGGCAGTTATCCATTAATTACCAAGTTGTATGTGATTACTAAACAGAACAATGGTCAACAACAGCAAGCAGGAGAGGCTTATACAAATCTTTTGTTGACCGATCAAGGACAAAGGGTAATAGAAGAGGCTGGTTTAATCCCGGTGCGCTAG
- a CDS encoding DUF3119 family protein encodes MSTNRTGFKTVTTTSTPLSTSTVELKPSYNIPVVLVILAIPLLLVQPWVGGAIALFGLFLMFQTLTIRLQFTATDLDVYRGEKLIRRFPYQEWQNWRIFWERVPILFYFKEVKSIHFLPILFDPNILKTCLEQRCPRI; translated from the coding sequence ATGTCTACTAACAGAACAGGATTCAAGACTGTGACTACAACAAGCACACCATTATCAACATCAACTGTGGAACTTAAGCCTAGTTACAACATCCCTGTAGTGTTAGTGATTTTGGCTATTCCACTACTTTTGGTGCAACCTTGGGTAGGAGGTGCGATCGCCCTATTTGGGTTATTTCTCATGTTTCAGACACTCACAATACGTCTGCAATTCACTGCTACCGATTTAGATGTTTACAGAGGGGAAAAGTTAATTAGGCGATTTCCTTACCAAGAATGGCAAAACTGGCGGATATTCTGGGAGCGTGTTCCCATTTTGTTTTACTTTAAAGAAGTTAAAAGTATTCATTTTTTGCCAATTTTATTTGACCCCAACATTCTAAAAACTTGTTTGGAACAACGCTGTCCGCGTATTTAG
- the pyk gene encoding pyruvate kinase, which translates to MQLKDSLRRTKIVATIGPATSSPEMLKAIIEAGATTLRLNFSHGSHADHQRNIRLIRQTAFELNQPVGILQDLQGPKIRLGKFENGSIVLAKGDRFTLTNRPVVGTQDISCVTYDYLAEEVPVGARILLDDGRVEMLVEDINKEKGDLHCRITVPGTLSNNKGVNFPGVYLSIKAMTDKDREDLMFGLDQGVDWVALSFVRNPQDVMEIKELISSTGKNVPVIAKIEKHEAIEQMEAILALCDGVMVARGDLGVELPAEDVPMLQKRLIATANRLGIPIITATQMLDSMVNNPRPTRAEVSDVANAILDGTDAVMLSNETAVGKFPVEAVATMARIAEKIEQENIQNNNASQVRDRKRSIPNAISQAVGQIAQQLGAAAIMSLTQTGSTARNVSKFRPWTPILAITPHVNVARQLQLVWGVKPLLVLELPSTGQTFQAAINVALENNLVFEGDLVVMTAGTLQGVSGSTDLIKVEVVTAVLGRGIGLGQGSVSGRARVAHTSMDVSNFNPGDILVAPRTSADFVEVIRKSAGIITEEDSLTCHAAVIGLRLGVPVIVGVKKATQVIRDGSILTMDMQRGLVYSGAVGTP; encoded by the coding sequence ATGCAATTGAAAGACTCTTTACGCCGAACCAAAATTGTTGCCACCATTGGCCCTGCCACCAGCAGTCCAGAAATGCTCAAAGCTATTATTGAAGCTGGTGCAACGACGTTGCGATTGAACTTTTCTCACGGTTCTCATGCTGATCATCAGCGCAACATTCGCCTGATTAGGCAAACTGCCTTTGAGCTTAATCAACCGGTGGGAATTCTCCAAGACTTGCAAGGGCCGAAAATTCGCTTGGGCAAGTTTGAGAATGGGTCGATAGTGCTAGCAAAAGGCGATCGCTTTACCTTAACTAACCGTCCAGTAGTTGGTACACAAGATATTAGCTGCGTTACCTATGATTATTTAGCAGAGGAAGTGCCTGTAGGAGCAAGGATTCTCCTTGATGATGGGCGCGTCGAAATGCTCGTAGAAGATATTAATAAAGAAAAAGGCGATCTCCACTGTCGTATTACCGTACCTGGGACTCTTTCCAATAACAAGGGCGTAAACTTTCCTGGAGTCTACCTTTCTATTAAAGCCATGACCGACAAAGACCGTGAGGATCTGATGTTCGGTCTGGATCAAGGTGTTGACTGGGTGGCACTTTCCTTTGTTCGTAACCCCCAAGATGTGATGGAAATTAAGGAACTAATTTCTAGCACAGGTAAAAATGTTCCAGTGATTGCCAAAATCGAAAAGCACGAAGCGATCGAACAAATGGAAGCAATTTTGGCTTTGTGTGATGGCGTGATGGTAGCCAGAGGGGATTTAGGGGTAGAACTACCAGCAGAAGATGTTCCTATGCTGCAAAAGCGATTAATTGCTACTGCTAATCGCTTGGGAATTCCCATCATTACTGCTACCCAGATGTTAGACAGCATGGTCAATAATCCCCGTCCTACCCGTGCCGAAGTGTCGGATGTGGCAAATGCGATTTTAGATGGTACGGATGCGGTGATGCTCTCCAATGAAACTGCTGTGGGTAAGTTCCCAGTCGAAGCTGTGGCGACAATGGCACGGATTGCGGAAAAAATTGAGCAAGAAAACATCCAAAACAATAACGCAAGCCAAGTTAGAGATCGAAAGCGTTCTATTCCTAACGCGATTAGCCAAGCAGTAGGACAAATCGCTCAACAACTAGGAGCCGCAGCCATTATGAGCTTGACTCAAACAGGCTCCACAGCTCGCAACGTTTCTAAATTCCGTCCTTGGACACCAATTTTAGCGATTACACCCCATGTAAATGTTGCAAGACAACTGCAATTAGTATGGGGAGTCAAACCGTTATTGGTATTAGAATTGCCCTCCACTGGTCAAACGTTCCAAGCAGCAATTAACGTAGCTTTAGAAAATAATCTCGTTTTTGAGGGAGATTTAGTAGTCATGACCGCCGGTACACTCCAAGGTGTGTCTGGCTCAACAGATTTAATTAAAGTAGAAGTTGTGACAGCTGTATTAGGACGGGGAATTGGACTTGGGCAAGGTTCAGTCAGTGGTCGTGCCAGGGTAGCACATACCAGTATGGATGTGAGTAACTTTAATCCTGGTGATATTTTGGTTGCACCCCGCACTAGTGCCGATTTTGTCGAGGTAATTCGCAAATCCGCAGGTATTATTACTGAAGAAGATAGTCTTACTTGTCACGCCGCAGTTATTGGTTTGCGTCTCGGTGTTCCTGTGATAGTCGGTGTCAAGAAGGCAACACAAGTAATTCGAGATGGGTCGATTCTGACAATGGATATGCAACGGGGTTTAGTTTACTCTGGGGCAGTGGGAACTCCTTAA
- a CDS encoding serine/threonine-protein kinase, with translation MLSQLLGERYRVVQVLSQGIFCQTYVAQDIYSSGCPTCVVKHFLPSDKCPISVEIRRRLFIRETEALKKLGDYNLVPNLLTHFEDNLEFYLVQEFIDGHPLSVELPLGKQWLEKEVFQLLVEVLEILNFVHSHGLIHRDVKPSNILRRKQDHRLVLIDFGAVKPIWNQLVKDFIPPEQNTTIAIGTPGYMPHEQERGKPRRNSDIYALGMIGIQALTGVHPTQLPEDGHTGEVIWQHLTPVSAELASVLNKMVHYHFKDRYQSAQEALLALLPLANLYASTQETKFTSTSLFTFTPQTLPPEADTYLISGENKISPPLLDEQTSKFTIPETLLSPRNFYKPRQDNEELQLQNLSSGQSDNQDFENDSQVRNTTVTIFLKRPALLIGLVLGAVSGVILMVVSYWSVQIVSPTPKLQDLQLHKHGSP, from the coding sequence ATGTTGAGTCAGTTGCTAGGAGAACGATACCGAGTTGTTCAAGTTTTAAGTCAAGGTATATTTTGTCAAACCTATGTAGCACAAGATATTTACTCATCCGGCTGTCCTACTTGTGTAGTCAAGCATTTCTTACCAAGTGATAAATGTCCTATTTCAGTAGAAATACGTAGGCGACTGTTTATTCGAGAAACAGAAGCCTTGAAAAAACTAGGTGATTATAACCTAGTTCCTAATCTTCTGACTCATTTTGAAGATAATTTAGAGTTTTATTTAGTACAAGAATTTATTGATGGGCATCCTCTAAGTGTAGAGCTTCCCCTTGGTAAACAGTGGTTAGAAAAGGAAGTTTTTCAACTACTAGTAGAAGTTTTAGAAATCCTGAATTTTGTTCATAGTCACGGGTTGATTCACCGAGATGTCAAGCCAAGCAACATTCTCAGACGTAAGCAAGATCATCGCTTAGTTCTGATTGACTTTGGTGCTGTTAAGCCCATCTGGAATCAATTGGTTAAAGATTTTATTCCCCCTGAACAAAATACTACCATTGCGATCGGTACACCTGGCTATATGCCTCATGAACAAGAACGAGGCAAACCACGGCGCAATAGTGATATTTATGCTTTGGGTATGATTGGCATCCAAGCCCTGACAGGGGTACATCCAACACAATTACCAGAAGACGGGCATACGGGTGAAGTGATTTGGCAACATTTAACTCCAGTAAGTGCTGAACTCGCCTCAGTACTTAATAAGATGGTGCATTACCACTTTAAAGACCGATATCAATCAGCACAAGAGGCGCTATTAGCATTGCTACCGTTGGCTAACCTCTACGCATCAACACAGGAGACAAAATTTACTTCTACATCGCTATTCACCTTTACACCCCAAACTTTACCGCCAGAAGCGGATACTTATCTAATTTCTGGAGAGAATAAAATATCACCACCACTGTTGGATGAGCAAACGAGTAAATTCACTATCCCAGAGACGCTACTGTCACCAAGAAATTTTTACAAACCAAGGCAAGATAACGAGGAGTTGCAACTTCAAAACCTCTCATCTGGACAAAGTGATAACCAAGATTTTGAGAATGATAGTCAGGTTAGAAATACCACTGTTACTATTTTTCTTAAAAGACCAGCTTTGCTAATTGGTCTAGTGCTTGGTGCTGTCTCTGGTGTAATTCTCATGGTTGTCAGCTATTGGTCTGTACAGATAGTTTCTCCTACTCCAAAATTGCAAGACTTGCAATTACACAAACATGGCTCACCCTAA
- a CDS encoding glycosyltransferase family 2 protein translates to MIYFLTVNYYSTNLIAKLISSLPREKNLDFKVIIINNSFDDDSIVSLKDENVIILNATKNLGFGNACNLGLKFIYAEDPQAIVWIINPDAYLIESDLNKVQSFFQFQPEISILGTIIHTPAGEVWFAGGCFNLKTGEISSCNLFIEQNQDYIKCDWVTGCSFIINFCNFGECPLFDPAYFLYYEDFDFCQRYAQQGHLIAVTQKFGVIHQPSSITNKYVFRKIKNSTYSYLLSLDRYTNQLVFSLRLSRLVFYALFLMFIKPQIGLGKIYGVFLYFWKRGNE, encoded by the coding sequence GTGATTTATTTTTTAACAGTCAACTATTATTCTACAAATCTTATTGCCAAATTAATCAGTTCTCTACCCAGGGAGAAAAATTTAGATTTCAAAGTAATTATTATCAACAACTCCTTTGATGATGATTCTATTGTTAGTCTAAAAGATGAGAATGTAATTATCTTGAATGCTACCAAGAATTTAGGGTTCGGTAATGCCTGTAATCTTGGTCTGAAATTTATATATGCTGAAGATCCACAGGCAATTGTTTGGATAATTAATCCAGATGCATATTTAATAGAAAGTGATTTAAATAAAGTCCAATCATTTTTTCAATTTCAACCCGAAATTTCTATTCTTGGCACAATAATTCATACTCCTGCTGGTGAAGTTTGGTTTGCAGGTGGTTGTTTTAATCTTAAAACAGGTGAAATTTCGAGTTGCAACTTATTCATAGAGCAAAATCAAGATTATATTAAATGTGATTGGGTAACAGGTTGTAGTTTCATAATTAATTTTTGTAATTTTGGAGAATGCCCTTTATTTGATCCTGCTTACTTTCTTTATTATGAAGACTTTGATTTTTGTCAACGTTACGCCCAACAAGGACATTTAATCGCAGTAACTCAGAAATTTGGAGTTATACATCAACCGTCTTCTATTACTAATAAATATGTCTTCCGCAAAATCAAAAATAGTACTTATAGTTATTTATTAAGTTTAGATAGATATACAAATCAACTAGTTTTTAGCTTGAGATTAAGTAGACTGGTTTTTTATGCGTTATTCTTAATGTTCATCAAGCCTCAGATAGGGTTGGGGAAAATATATGGAGTTTTTCTTTATTTTTGGAAAAGAGGTAATGAGTAA
- a CDS encoding Uma2 family endonuclease, producing the protein MVVQTLPRYYSTAEYLAHEETAEYRSEYCDGEIVPMTGGSINHNQIIVNLIIALTLALKEQGYSVYANDLRLWIPRYRQYTYPDVLIIKDEPIFEEGRNDTVLNPCIIFEVLSKSTSSRDRGDKFTYYRSIPEFQEYILIDQYSTHIEQFSKTSDGNWLFRESEDKDGVLTLFSVNCQIPYHQIYERIKFE; encoded by the coding sequence ATGGTTGTGCAAACTCTACCCCGTTACTACTCAACAGCAGAATATTTGGCACATGAAGAAACTGCTGAGTACCGTAGCGAATATTGTGATGGAGAAATTGTTCCAATGACAGGAGGTTCGATTAATCATAATCAAATCATTGTTAATTTAATTATTGCTCTAACTCTTGCTCTCAAGGAACAAGGTTACAGTGTTTATGCCAATGATCTACGCTTGTGGATTCCTCGCTATCGTCAATACACCTATCCTGATGTCTTAATTATCAAAGATGAACCTATTTTTGAAGAAGGACGTAACGATACAGTCCTCAATCCCTGTATAATTTTTGAAGTTCTCTCAAAGTCTACAAGCAGTCGCGATCGCGGTGACAAATTTACTTATTACCGTTCTATACCTGAATTCCAAGAATATATTTTGATTGACCAGTATTCTACCCACATTGAGCAGTTTAGTAAAACTTCTGATGGTAATTGGTTATTTAGAGAATCTGAGGATAAAGATGGAGTTTTGACTCTATTTTCAGTAAACTGTCAAATACCATATCATCAAATTTATGAGCGGATTAAGTTTGAATAA
- a CDS encoding MlaE family lipid ABC transporter permease subunit produces MGKWSQRLLAAIFLGGQVIIHLLRGKIHRRNTLEQMAVVGPDSLFIALLTAVFVGAVFTIQVAREFITFGAGNLVGGVLAVALTRELSPVLTAVVIAGRVGSAFAAEIGTMRVTEQIDALLMLKTDPVDYLVIPRLLACLLMMPILTLLSLVTGMLGGLIIATNIYNLSDTQFLDSARNFLGSWDIISAMIKACCFGVLIAIIGCNWGLTTTGGAKGVGQSTTTAVVTALLIIFISNFFLSWLMYQGTGSALLQGF; encoded by the coding sequence TTGGGAAAATGGAGTCAGCGGTTGCTGGCGGCGATTTTTTTAGGTGGACAAGTTATCATCCATCTCCTCAGAGGTAAAATCCATCGTCGCAATACTCTAGAGCAAATGGCTGTAGTAGGGCCAGATTCGCTGTTTATTGCCCTATTAACGGCTGTTTTTGTAGGTGCAGTATTTACTATTCAGGTAGCACGGGAGTTTATCACCTTTGGTGCAGGAAATCTTGTTGGTGGGGTATTGGCGGTAGCCTTAACACGGGAACTCTCGCCAGTCCTAACAGCTGTGGTGATCGCAGGGCGTGTTGGTTCGGCATTTGCAGCCGAAATTGGCACAATGCGGGTAACTGAACAAATAGATGCTCTATTGATGCTAAAAACTGATCCAGTTGATTATTTAGTTATTCCCCGCTTACTTGCTTGCCTATTAATGATGCCAATTTTGACCCTGCTATCTTTGGTGACAGGAATGTTGGGGGGCTTGATCATTGCCACAAATATTTACAATCTCTCTGACACACAATTTCTGGACTCTGCCCGTAATTTTCTTGGCAGTTGGGATATCATTAGCGCCATGATCAAGGCATGTTGCTTTGGAGTTTTGATAGCCATAATTGGTTGCAATTGGGGTTTGACAACAACGGGAGGAGCCAAAGGTGTGGGACAATCAACGACAACTGCTGTTGTTACTGCCTTATTGATCATATTTATTAGTAATTTCTTTCTTTCTTGGTTAATGTATCAAGGAACAGGTAGTGCGTTATTGCAGGGGTTTTAA
- the sppA gene encoding signal peptide peptidase SppA codes for MVWPFKPRFRKQIARIEITGAIASNTRKRVLEALETVEEKKFPALLLRIDSPGGTVGDSQEIYSALKRLREKVKIVASFGNISASGGVYIGMGAEHIMANPGTITGSIGVILRGNNLERLLQKIGVSFKVIKSGPYKDILAFDRELTEAEQNILQELIDTSYQQFVQTVAEARNLAVETVRSFADGRIFTGQQALELGIVDRLGTEEDARRWAAELVGLDPEKTPVFTLEERKPLLSRLLPGNSQAASGISWLEFEVSTSGLPLWLYRP; via the coding sequence ATGGTTTGGCCTTTTAAGCCTAGATTTCGTAAACAAATAGCTCGAATTGAAATTACTGGTGCGATTGCTAGCAACACTCGCAAACGGGTACTAGAAGCCCTAGAAACCGTAGAAGAGAAAAAATTCCCGGCTTTGCTGCTACGCATTGATAGTCCTGGCGGTACAGTAGGTGATTCCCAGGAAATCTATAGCGCCCTCAAACGCTTACGTGAAAAAGTCAAAATTGTAGCTAGTTTTGGCAATATTTCTGCTTCTGGGGGTGTCTACATTGGTATGGGCGCTGAACATATCATGGCTAACCCAGGGACAATTACGGGTAGCATTGGTGTAATTCTGCGCGGTAACAACTTAGAACGCTTGCTACAAAAAATCGGTGTTTCCTTCAAAGTAATTAAGTCTGGTCCTTACAAAGATATTTTGGCATTTGACCGAGAACTGACTGAAGCAGAACAAAATATTTTGCAAGAATTGATTGATACTAGTTATCAACAGTTTGTGCAAACAGTTGCTGAAGCTAGGAATTTAGCAGTAGAAACTGTGAGAAGTTTTGCCGATGGTCGGATTTTTACTGGTCAGCAAGCCTTAGAATTGGGTATTGTAGACAGATTAGGAACAGAAGAAGATGCTCGTCGTTGGGCAGCAGAACTAGTTGGTCTTGATCCGGAAAAAACACCCGTCTTTACCCTAGAAGAACGCAAACCTTTATTGAGTCGCTTACTTCCAGGAAATAGTCAGGCTGCATCTGGAATTAGCTGGCTAGAGTTTGAAGTGTCTACAAGTGGTCTACCTTTGTGGTTGTATAGACCATAA